One window of Quercus robur chromosome 12, dhQueRobu3.1, whole genome shotgun sequence genomic DNA carries:
- the LOC126707964 gene encoding ETO1-like protein 1, translating to MRTFFPSESCKETQLNALNPQSWLQVERGKLSKLSLHPSSSSSSSSSSIESFIKVPEPQILPFFKPVDYVEVLAQIHEELESCPPQERSNLCLLQFQVFRGLGEVKLMRRSLRAAWQKASTVHEKLVFGAWLKYEKQGEDLIADLLGTCVKCAQEFGPIDVASQLPLNLNVNSHECVSMNGNQVSRNVSFRIGDEKIVCDRQKISSLSAPFNAMLNGCFTESLCEDIDLSENNISPSGMRAVKEFSMTGSLSEVPPNLLLEILFFANKFCCERLKDACDRKLTSLVCSREDAVELMEYALEENTPILAAACLQIFLRDLPDCLNDDRVVEIFINANRQQRSIMVGPASFSLYCLLSEVAMNLDPRSGKTACFLEKLIEFAETDRQRLLGLHQLGCVRLMRKEYDEAEHLFEEALNAGHIYSVAGLARVGYIKGHKLWAYEKLSSVISTVTPLGWMHQERSLYCEGDKRKEDLEKATELDPTLTYPYMYRAASSMRKQNATDALKEINRVLGFKLALECLELRFCFFLTLENYQSALCDVQAILTLSPDYRMFEGRVAASQLRTLVHEHVDNWTTADCWMQLYERWSSVDDIGSLSVIYQMLESDAAKGILYFRQSLLLLRLNCAEAAMRSLQLARQHASTEHERLVYEGWILYDTGHCEEGLQKAEESIKIKRSFEAFFLKAYALADSSQDPSCSSTVVSLLEDALKCPSDRLRKGQALNNLGSVYVDCGKLDLAANCYINALNIRHTRAHQGLARVHFLRNDKSAAYDEMTKLIEKARNNASAYEKRSEYCDRDFTKADLEMVTQLDPLRVYPYRYRAAVLMDSHKENEAIAELSRAISFKADVHLLHLRAAFHEHVGNVLGALRDCRAALSVDPNHQEMLELHSRVYSHEP from the exons ATGAGGACTTTCTTTCCCTCTGAGTCTTGTAAAGAAACACAGCTCAATGCTCTCAATCCACAGTCTTGGCTCCAAGTTGAAAGAGGGAAACTTTCCAAACTTTCATTgcatccttcttcttcttcttcttcttcttcttcatccat AGAATCTTTTATCAAGGTCCCTGAGCCACAGATACTCCCATTCTTTAAACCTGTTGATTATGTAGAAGTTTTAGCTCAAATTCATGAAGAACTCGAATCATGTCCTCCGCAAGAGAGGTCAAACCTCTGTTTATTACAATTTCAGGTGTTTAGAGGCCTTGGAGAGGTCAAATTGATGCGGAGAAGCCTCCGCGCAGCTTGGCAGAAGGCTAGCACTGTTCATGAGAAGCTTGTATTTGGGGCATGGTTGAAGTATGAGAAGCAAGGGGAAGATCTTATTGCTGACTTGCTTGGCACTTGTGTGAAATGTGCACAAGAGTTTGGGCCTATTGATGTAGCATCTCAGCTTCCCcttaatttaaatgttaattCCCATGAGTGTGTTTCGATGAATGGGAACCAAGTTTCGAGGAATGTTAGTTTTAGAATTGGAGATGAGAAAATAGTTTGTGATAGGCAGAAAATCTCTAGCCTTTCAGCCCCATTTAATGCTATGCTAAATGGGTGTTTCACAGAATCACTTTGTGAGGACATTGATTTGTCTGAAAACAATATCTCGCCATCAGGTATGAGGGCAGTTAAGGAATTTAGTATGACAGGCAGTTTAAGTGAAGTCCCCCCAAATCTCTTGctggaaatattattttttgcaaaCAAGTTTTGTTGTGAAAGGCTCAAAGATGCTTGTGATAGGAAACTCACATCTCTGGTTTGCTCTAGAGAAGATGCAGTGGAACTCATGGAATATGCTCTTGAAGAGAATACTCCAATTTTAGCAGCCGCatgtttgcaaatttttttacgTGATCTACCTGATTGTTTGAATGATGATCGGGTGGTGGAAATATTTATTAATGCTAATAGACAACAAAGATCAATCATGGTTGGGCCAGCCTCATTTTCCCTATACTGTTTATTAAGTGAAGTTGCCATGAACCTTGATCCTAGGTCTGGTAAAACAGCTTGTTTCCTAGAAAAGCTGATTGAGTTTGCTGAAACAGACCGGCAGAGACTATTGGGGCTTCATCAATTGGGATGTGTGAGGTTGATGAGGAAAGAGTACGATGAAGCCGAACATCTTTTTGAGGAAGCTTTGAACGCTGGCCATATTTATTCTGTTGCAGGTTTGGCTAGAGTTGGTTACATCAAGGGTCATAAACTTTGGGCTTATGAGAAGCTCAGCTCTGTAATTTCCACTGTTACCCCACTTGGTTGGATGCACCAGGAGAGATCATTATACTGTGAAGGTGATAAGAGGAAGGAGGACCTTGAGAAAGCAACTGAGTTGGACCCAACTCTTACTTATCCCTACATGTATCGGGCTGCTTCATCAATGAGGAAACAGAATGCTACAGATGCGCTTAAAGAAATTAATCGGGTTCTTGGGTTTAAACTTGCATTAGAATGCTTGGAGCTTCGGTTTTGCTTCTTTCTGACACTTGAGAATTATCAGTCAGCCCTTTGTGATGTTCAGGCTATTCTCACACTTTCCCCTGATTATAGGATGTTTGAGGGACGGGTGGCAGCATCCCAGCTCCGTACTCTTGTGCATGAGCATGTAGATAATTGGACTACAGCAGATTGTTGGATGCAATTGTATGAGCGGTGGTCTTCAGTTGATGATATTGGGTCTCTGTCTGTTATCTACCAGATGCTTGAATCTGATGCAGCAAAAGGGATTTTATACTTCAGACAGTCTTTGCTTCTTTTGAG GTTGAACTGTGCTGAGGCAGCCATGCGGAGTTTACAATTAGCTCGCCAACATGCATCCACTGAACATGAACGGCTGGTCTATGAGGGATGGATCTTATATGATACTGGTCATTGTGAGGAAGGGCTCCAGAAAGCAGAAGAGTCTATCAAAATCAAGAGGTCCTTTGAGGCCTTCTTCCTGAAAGCCTATGCATTGGCTGACTCTAGCCAAGATCCATCTTGTTCTTCAACTGTTGTTTCACTTCTTGAAGATGCATTGAAGTGTCCGTCAGACAGGCTTCGTAAAGGTCAG GCACTGAACAATCTTGGAAGCGTTTATGTAGACTGTGGGAAGTTAGACTTAGCAGCTAATTGTTACATTAATGCCCTTAACATCCGGCACACACGAGCCCACCAGGGCCTAGCTCGTGTTCATTTTCTCAGAAATGATAAGTCTGCTGCATATGATGAAATGACCAAACTGATTGAGAAGGCTCGGAACAATGCATCTGCCTATGAGAAGAGGTCTGAGTACTGTGATCGTGATTTTACAAAGGCGGATCTGGAGATGGTCACCCAATTAGATCCCCTCCGGGTGTACCCTTACAGATATCGAGCTGCAG TATTAATGGACAGCCACAAAGAAAATGAAGCCATTGCTGAACTATCAAGAGCAATTTCATTCAAAGCAGACGTTCACCTTCTACATCTGCGGGCTGCGTTCCATGAGCACGTTGGCAATGTCTTAGGTGCACTACGTGACTGTCGAGCAGCTCTTTCTGTTGATCCAAACCATCAAGAAATGTTGGAGCTTCACAGCCGTGTATACAGCCATGAAC